The Solidesulfovibrio fructosivorans JJ] DNA segment AGAAGATACGGGAGTTCGGCGGCTCCGAGGATTGGCATATCGCCGGCCTGCCCGTGGCCGAGGGGGCCATCGGCGTCGAGATGTTCAGCGAGATGGTTGTGGCCTCGCCGCTGACCATGGCGCTTATTTTCGGCATGCTCTACGCGATGTTTCGCAAATGGAGCCTGGTCATCCTGCCCATGCTCATCGCCTCGGTGACGGTGGTGGCAACTCTGGGCTCCATGATCGCCCTGGGCTTTCCGGTGCATATCTTAAGTTCCATGCTGCCTATTTTCCTGATGTCCATCTCCATCTGTGACTGTATCCACGTGCTTTCGGAGTTTTTCGATGTCTACACCGTGGAAAAAGGGCGCAAGGAAAGCATCAAGGAGGTCATGCACACCCTTTTCATGCCCATGCTCTACACTTCGCTGACTACGTCGGCCGGTTTCTTCTCCTTTGTCACCACGGACATTCCCCCGGCCAGGGTTTTCGGCGCCTTCGTCGGTGTCGGCGTCCTTTTTGCCTGGATCATCACCATTCTCTTCGTCCCAGCCTATATCATGCTGCTGCCTGAACGCATGCTCCGCAATTTCGGCTTGGCCGCGCATTGTGGGGACAAGGAATCCTTTCTCACGCGAGCACTGCATCGGCTGGGAGAATTGGCCTGCCGACGGTCCAAGACGGTTCTGGCCTTGTTTGTGGCCTGCGCCGCCCTTTCCGTCTGGGGCATGTCGCAAATCAACATCAACGACAACTATGCCAAACGCTTTGCCGTGGGCCATCCCATCCGCGAGGCGGACACGGCGCTCAACAGGCATTTCGGCGGCACCTATACGGCGTCCCTCGTGTTGGAGGGCAAAGACGGCAAAGAGATCTTCAAGCGCCCGGACGTCCTCGATTACATGGCGTCTCTGCAGGCCTGGCTGGTCAAAAACGGCTACATCGGCAAAAGCACTTCCCTGGCCGACATCGTGCGCAAGGTGCACCAGGAGCTCATCGACGGCCGCCCCGAGAACTTTCGGATACCGGCAAGCGCTCCGGCTGTCGCCGAATGCGTCATGCAGTATCAGCAAAGCCACAAGCCCCGCGACATCTGGCATTTCGTGACGCCGGGCTTCGATGCGGCCAACATCTTCATGCAGTTTCAAAGCGGCGACAGCATGCGGACAGAGGAAGCCGTCCAGGCCATTGCCGGCTATATCGAAGCCCACAAACCGCCTGTCGACCTGTCGTACAAGTTCGCCGGCCTGCACTACATCAACTACATCTTTCAGGGGAAGATGTTCTGGGGGATGCTGGGGTCCCTGGGCGGGAGCTACGTCATCGTGCTGGCCATGATGGTCCTGCTTTTCCGCTCCATCATCTGGGGATTTCTCTGCATGATTCCCCTGACGCTCACCATCATGTTCATCTACGGTGCCCTCGGCTTTCTCGGCCTGGACTACGACATGCCCGTGGCCGTGCTCGGGGCCATCTCGCTTGGCATTGCCGTGGATTTCGCCATTCATTTCCTGGAGCGCAGCCGGCAGTTCACTGCGGAAACAGGCTCCTGGATAAAAGCCGCTCCCCGGATGTTCGGCGAGCCGGCCCGGGCCATCAGCCGCAACGTCATCATCATCGCCATCGGCTTTCTACCCATGCTGGTCGCCTCGCTCGTGCCCTACAAGACGACCGGCATCCTGCTTTTCTCCATCCTGACCATTTCCGGATTCGTCACGTTGGTGCTGCTGCCGGCGATTTTGACGATCGCCCAGGATTGGCTGTTTCGGGCCAGACGGTTCCGTGTCCAGGACAAGGTCGCAGCTCCGGATGACGACCCCGCCCTGGTCCTGGCCAGGACAGGCGATCCGAAACCCGATCCGGCAAACGGCATCGGGCGACAATAGGCTTCGTCGTCGGAGAAAAAGCAACGGCGCACAGGCCTACAAAACACCGTAAGGGAGATCGACCATGAAAATCGTATTTGGCTTCTTGTTGTTGTCACTGGCCCTGTTTGGCACTTCAGGCCGCGGCAACGCGAGCGACGACACCCCATCCATCGAAACCATCATCGCCAAATCAAACCATGCGTCCCTCTATCAGGGAACGGACTGCCAGGGGACGACAACCATGACCATCACCGACAAGCAGGGCCGCGTGCGCAAGCGCCAGTTCAACATGCTGCGCAAAAACGGCGATACCCAGGACAAGGAGCAGAAGTACTTCGTGTATTTCATCGAACCGTCCGATGTGCGCAAGATGGTCTTTATGGTGCACAAGCATGTCGGGGAGGGAAAAGACGACGATCGTTGGCTCTATATGCCGAGCCTTGACCTGGTCAAACGCATCGCGGCCAGCGACAAGCGCACCAGCTTCGTCGGTTCGGATTTTCTTTATGAGGACATCTCCGGCCGCAGCCCCGACGAGGATACCCATGCGCTGGTTGAAACAACGGACAAATTTTATGTCGTGAAAAACATTCCCAAAAAACCGGACGCCGTGGAGTTCGCCTTCTACGTCGCCCATATCGACAAGACGACCTTTCTTCCCATGAAGATCGAGTACTTCAAGGCGGAGGGCAAACCCTACCGGGCCATCGAGGTCTTGGCCGTCACGTCCGTGGGAGCCACGGAAAACGGGAAACAGGTCACCTATCCGACGGTTGTGCGCTCCGTGGCCAGGGACCTGGAAAGCGGTGGGCAGACGGAAATGGTGTTTGCCAACCCGCGCTACAACGCAGGGCTCACGGATGATCTTTTCACCGAACGCTATCTGCGGCGCGCACCCAAAGAGGTTCTGCAATAATGAACGCGCCCGTTTGGGCCGGGACCAGGCAGGGAATCCTTTCCTGCCTGGCCCTGGCGGCCTTTTGGCTGGCTTTTGCCGGCGACAGTCTGGCGGCGTCCCTTTGGGACCGGTTCAGCACGCCCGAGGTGCATGGTTTCCTGGAGGTCCGGGCCGGCTGCCGCACCCAGCCCGATCCCTATGAAAAGGAAGCTTCCGTCCTGGAAACGCGGTTGCAGGCGGAAGTGTCCACGCGGACGAGCTGGGCGCAGTTCAAATACAAGGGGGATATCTGGTACGACGGCGTCCTGGAACAGGCGCGCTACGACACCCGCGAAGCCTGGATGTTCCTGCGCCCGGCCGATTTCCTCGATATCAAGCTCGGGCGGCAGGTGCTGACCTGGGGCACCGGCGACCTGGTCTTCCTCAACGACCTGTTTCCCAAGGACTGGCAGTCCTTTTTCATCGGCCGGGACGCCGAATATCTCAAAGCGCCCTGTGGTAGCGTCAAGGTCAGCCTGTTTTTTGACTTTCTCAATGCGGATTTCGTGTTCACGCCGCTTTTCGCCAGCGACCGCTTCATTACGGGCCAATACGTCTCGTACTGGAACGGCGCGCTGGGACGCCTGGCCGGCAACGAATCGGAGCTGGACTTCGACAAGCCCGACCAGTGGGTTACGGACGCCGAATACGCGGCGCGCCTGTACCGGACCGTCGGCGCCTACGAGCTCGCCCTCTACGGCTACCTCGGCTTTTGGAAGAATCCAGGGGGCATTGCCGCTTCCGGAGAATACATCTTTCCGCGTCTGCGCGTGTACGGCGTAAGCGCCAGGGGGCCAATGGCCGGAGGCATCGGCAATATCGAACTGGCCTACTACGATTCCATTGAGGACCAGGACGGGCGCGATCCGAACATCAACAATTCCGAGATGCGCTATCTCGTCGGGTTCGCCCGGGAGATCTGCCGGGATTTCAACGGAAGCGTTCAATACTACGTGGAGCAGTTGCTGCGCTACCAGGACTACCGGGCCACCTTCGAGGGCGACCATCCCCGGGACGAGTTGCGGCATGTGCTGACCCTGCAACTCACCAAACTGCTCATGAACCAAAATCTGGAGCTTTCCCTTGCCGGCTACTGGTCGCCAAGCGACCATGACGCCTACTTGCGCCCGAAAATCCTTTATAAGTGGACAGACCACATCAGGCAGGAGGTCGGAGCCAATA contains these protein-coding regions:
- a CDS encoding efflux RND transporter permease subunit — protein: MKRFRAALVNFAVEHSKLVALGLLATMVFFAAFFPNMTMDTDPENMLEPTEPARVFHNAAKKRFDLSETIVVGVIKEDDPNGVFNPRTLAHVYELTRFAKTLRFADPEHPGKTTGVIEVDMVAPSVVDHMHQAGPGTIVFDWLMQRPPATQAEALAVRDRALSNPLLVGQMVSADGKALCLYLPLTDKLLSYKVYTALQEKIREFGGSEDWHIAGLPVAEGAIGVEMFSEMVVASPLTMALIFGMLYAMFRKWSLVILPMLIASVTVVATLGSMIALGFPVHILSSMLPIFLMSISICDCIHVLSEFFDVYTVEKGRKESIKEVMHTLFMPMLYTSLTTSAGFFSFVTTDIPPARVFGAFVGVGVLFAWIITILFVPAYIMLLPERMLRNFGLAAHCGDKESFLTRALHRLGELACRRSKTVLALFVACAALSVWGMSQININDNYAKRFAVGHPIREADTALNRHFGGTYTASLVLEGKDGKEIFKRPDVLDYMASLQAWLVKNGYIGKSTSLADIVRKVHQELIDGRPENFRIPASAPAVAECVMQYQQSHKPRDIWHFVTPGFDAANIFMQFQSGDSMRTEEAVQAIAGYIEAHKPPVDLSYKFAGLHYINYIFQGKMFWGMLGSLGGSYVIVLAMMVLLFRSIIWGFLCMIPLTLTIMFIYGALGFLGLDYDMPVAVLGAISLGIAVDFAIHFLERSRQFTAETGSWIKAAPRMFGEPARAISRNVIIIAIGFLPMLVASLVPYKTTGILLFSILTISGFVTLVLLPAILTIAQDWLFRARRFRVQDKVAAPDDDPALVLARTGDPKPDPANGIGRQ
- a CDS encoding outer membrane lipoprotein-sorting protein; this translates as MKIVFGFLLLSLALFGTSGRGNASDDTPSIETIIAKSNHASLYQGTDCQGTTTMTITDKQGRVRKRQFNMLRKNGDTQDKEQKYFVYFIEPSDVRKMVFMVHKHVGEGKDDDRWLYMPSLDLVKRIAASDKRTSFVGSDFLYEDISGRSPDEDTHALVETTDKFYVVKNIPKKPDAVEFAFYVAHIDKTTFLPMKIEYFKAEGKPYRAIEVLAVTSVGATENGKQVTYPTVVRSVARDLESGGQTEMVFANPRYNAGLTDDLFTERYLRRAPKEVLQ